From Vigna unguiculata cultivar IT97K-499-35 chromosome 5, ASM411807v1, whole genome shotgun sequence, the proteins below share one genomic window:
- the LOC114184502 gene encoding uncharacterized protein LOC114184502 yields the protein MRRNCTIPTSSSGGGSSTGKCYVCEQTGHFARQCLNRKPAGGTQAKKPIGDRPRAPGRATHSFVSNECVRRLGLAMRELGCELIVATPASGEVSTTFVCVGCPMEVAGRRLKLNLICLPIEGLDVILGMDWLSSNHVVIDCGWRRVVFPNIAGLELISSNQAVKEIEARATCL from the exons ATGAGGAGGAACTGTACTATACCTACTAGCAGTTCAGGCGGAGGTAGTAGCACTGGTAAGTGTTACGTGTGTGAGCAAACTGGACACTTTGCACGCCAGTGTCTTAACAGAAAACCAGCTGGGGGTACACAAGCTAAGAAACCTATCGGAGATCGACCCAGAGCACCGGGGC GAGCCACCCATTCATTCGTGTCTAATGAATGCGTGAGGAGGCTCGGACTTGCGATGCGAGAGCTGGGGTGTGAACTGATAGTTGCGACACCAGCATCTGGCGAGGTTTCCACCACTTTCGTGTGTGTGGGGTGCCCTATGGAGGTGGCAGGGCGCAGGTTGAAGTTGAATCTTATTTGCCTGCCAATTGAGGGTTTAGACGTAATTCTGGGCATGGACTGGCTGTCGAGCAACCATGTTGTCATCGATTGCGGGTGGCGTAGGGTAGTGTTCCCAAATATAGCTGGGTTGGAGCTTATCTCATCTAATCAGGCTGTGAAGGAGATTGAGGCGAGAGCTACATGTTTATGA